A region from the Musa acuminata AAA Group cultivar baxijiao chromosome BXJ1-10, Cavendish_Baxijiao_AAA, whole genome shotgun sequence genome encodes:
- the LOC104000493 gene encoding SNF1-related protein kinase catalytic subunit alpha KIN10 isoform X4 has product MKMEGSSKGGGSADVVLQNYKLGKTLGIGSFGKVKIAEHLLTGHKVAIKILNRRKIKNMEMEEKVRREIKILRLFMHPHIIHLYEVIETHSDIYVVMEYVKSGELFDYIVEKGRLQEDEARRFFQQIISGVEYCHRNMVAHRDLKPENLLLDSKCNVKIADFGLSNVMRDGHFLKTSCGSPNYAAPEVISGKLYAGPEVDVWSCGVILYALLCGTLPFDDENIPNLFKKIKSGIYTLPSHLSALARDLIPRMLVVDPMKRITIREIREHPWFQMRLPRYLAVPPPDTMQQARKIDDDIIQEVIKMGFDKNQLVESLHSRISNEATVSYYLLLDNRFRAMSGYLGGDFQETMFF; this is encoded by the exons A TGAAAATGGAGGGATCTAGCAAAGGAGGGGGTAGTGCTGATGTGGTTTTGCAAAATTATAAGCTAGGAAAGACTCTTGGCATTGGCTCATTTGGCAAGGTTAAGATTGCAGAGCATCTATTGACAGGGCACAAGGTTGCTATAAAAATCCTCAATCGTCGTAAAATAAAGAACATGGAAATGGAAGAAAAAG TGAGACGAGAGATCAAAATATTGAGATTATTTATGCATCCCCATATTATCCATCTTTATGAGGTCATAGAGACACATTCAGATATTTATGTCGTGATGGAATATGTTAAATCCGGCGAGCTATTTGATTATATCGTTGAAAAGGGGAGGTTGCAAGAAGATGAGGCTCGACGGTTTTTTCAACAG ATCATATCTGGTGTTGAATACTGTCATAGAAACATGGTAGCTCATCGGGATTTGAAACCAGAGAACTTGCTCTTAGATTCGAAATGCAATGTTAAAATCGCCGACTTTGGCCTAAGTAATGTCATGCGTGATGGTCATTTTCTGAAGACTAGCTGTGGGAGCCCAAACTATGCTGCCCCTGAG GTAATTTCTGGAAAATTATATGCTGGACCTGAGGTTGATGTATGGAGTTGTGGTGTTATTCTTTATGCTCTTCTCTGTGGAACCCTTCCCTTTGATGATGAGAACATACCTAATTTGTTTAAGAAAATAAAG AGCGGGATATACACCCTTCCTAGCCATTTGTCAGCTCTTGCAAGGGATTTGATTCCCAGAATGCTTGTTGTTGATCCTATGAAGCGAATAACCATTCGTGAGATTCGTGAACATCCATGGTTCCAAATGCGTCTACCTCGGTATTTGGCTGTGCCTCCACCTGATACAATGCAGCAAGCTAGGAAG ATTGATGATGATATTATTCAGGAGGTGATTAAAATGGGTTTTGACAAGAACCAATTGGTTGAATCTCTTCATAGCAGAATTTCAAATGAG GCAACTGTTTCGTATTACTTACTACTGGACAATCGTTTCCGTGCTATGAGCGGCTACCTTGGCGGTGATTTTCAAGAAACTATG TTCTTTTAG
- the LOC104000493 gene encoding SNF1-related protein kinase catalytic subunit alpha KIN10 isoform X1, translated as MKMEGSSKGGGSADVVLQNYKLGKTLGIGSFGKVKIAEHLLTGHKVAIKILNRRKIKNMEMEEKVRREIKILRLFMHPHIIHLYEVIETHSDIYVVMEYVKSGELFDYIVEKGRLQEDEARRFFQQIISGVEYCHRNMVAHRDLKPENLLLDSKCNVKIADFGLSNVMRDGHFLKTSCGSPNYAAPEVISGKLYAGPEVDVWSCGVILYALLCGTLPFDDENIPNLFKKIKSGIYTLPSHLSALARDLIPRMLVVDPMKRITIREIREHPWFQMRLPRYLAVPPPDTMQQARKIDDDIIQEVIKMGFDKNQLVESLHSRISNEATVSYYLLLDNRFRAMSGYLGGDFQETMDYGVPPMSSSENSEFAHRLPGYMDPQGIGLRSQLPVERKWALGLQSRAHPREIMTEVLKALQELNVRWKRIGHYNMKCCYIPGFSDHAESMLNNSPHANHSFSDESAIVESDNIVKFEIQLYKTREEKYLLDLQRVSGSQLLFLDLCAAFLAQLRVL; from the exons A TGAAAATGGAGGGATCTAGCAAAGGAGGGGGTAGTGCTGATGTGGTTTTGCAAAATTATAAGCTAGGAAAGACTCTTGGCATTGGCTCATTTGGCAAGGTTAAGATTGCAGAGCATCTATTGACAGGGCACAAGGTTGCTATAAAAATCCTCAATCGTCGTAAAATAAAGAACATGGAAATGGAAGAAAAAG TGAGACGAGAGATCAAAATATTGAGATTATTTATGCATCCCCATATTATCCATCTTTATGAGGTCATAGAGACACATTCAGATATTTATGTCGTGATGGAATATGTTAAATCCGGCGAGCTATTTGATTATATCGTTGAAAAGGGGAGGTTGCAAGAAGATGAGGCTCGACGGTTTTTTCAACAG ATCATATCTGGTGTTGAATACTGTCATAGAAACATGGTAGCTCATCGGGATTTGAAACCAGAGAACTTGCTCTTAGATTCGAAATGCAATGTTAAAATCGCCGACTTTGGCCTAAGTAATGTCATGCGTGATGGTCATTTTCTGAAGACTAGCTGTGGGAGCCCAAACTATGCTGCCCCTGAG GTAATTTCTGGAAAATTATATGCTGGACCTGAGGTTGATGTATGGAGTTGTGGTGTTATTCTTTATGCTCTTCTCTGTGGAACCCTTCCCTTTGATGATGAGAACATACCTAATTTGTTTAAGAAAATAAAG AGCGGGATATACACCCTTCCTAGCCATTTGTCAGCTCTTGCAAGGGATTTGATTCCCAGAATGCTTGTTGTTGATCCTATGAAGCGAATAACCATTCGTGAGATTCGTGAACATCCATGGTTCCAAATGCGTCTACCTCGGTATTTGGCTGTGCCTCCACCTGATACAATGCAGCAAGCTAGGAAG ATTGATGATGATATTATTCAGGAGGTGATTAAAATGGGTTTTGACAAGAACCAATTGGTTGAATCTCTTCATAGCAGAATTTCAAATGAG GCAACTGTTTCGTATTACTTACTACTGGACAATCGTTTCCGTGCTATGAGCGGCTACCTTGGCGGTGATTTTCAAGAAACTATG GATTATGGTGTGCCACCTATGAGTTCAAGTGAAAATTCAGAATTTGCACATCGCCTACCAGGATATATGGACCCACAGGGAATTGGTCTGAGATCACAATTACCTGTTGAAAGAAAATGGGCTCTTGGACTTCAG TCTCGGGCTCATCCTCGTGAAATTATGACGGAGGTCCTTAAAGCATTACAAGAACTAAATGTTAGATGGAAAAGGATCGGACACTATAACATGAAATGCTGTTATATACCTGGCTTTTCTGATCATGCTGAAAGCATGCTCAATAATTCTCCGCATGCTAACCATAGCTTCAGCGACGAATCTGCCATTGTTGAAAGTGACAATATAGTCAAGTTTGAAATTCAG CTTTACAAGACCAGGGAAGAGAAATATCTCCTTGACTTGCAGAGGGTCAGTGGGTCACAGCTCCTCTTTCTCGACTTGTGTGCTGCCTTCCTTGCGCAGCTTAGAGTCCTATGA
- the LOC104000493 gene encoding SNF1-related protein kinase catalytic subunit alpha KIN10 isoform X3, with the protein MEGSSKGGGSADVVLQNYKLGKTLGIGSFGKVKIAEHLLTGHKVAIKILNRRKIKNMEMEEKVRREIKILRLFMHPHIIHLYEVIETHSDIYVVMEYVKSGELFDYIVEKGRLQEDEARRFFQQIISGVEYCHRNMVAHRDLKPENLLLDSKCNVKIADFGLSNVMRDGHFLKTSCGSPNYAAPEVISGKLYAGPEVDVWSCGVILYALLCGTLPFDDENIPNLFKKIKSGIYTLPSHLSALARDLIPRMLVVDPMKRITIREIREHPWFQMRLPRYLAVPPPDTMQQARKIDDDIIQEVIKMGFDKNQLVESLHSRISNEATVSYYLLLDNRFRAMSGYLGGDFQETMDYGVPPMSSSENSEFAHRLPGYMDPQGIGLRSQLPVERKWALGLQSRAHPREIMTEVLKALQELNVRWKRIGHYNMKCCYIPGFSDHAESMLNNSPHANHSFSDESAIVESDNIVKFEIQLYKTREEKYLLDLQRVSGSQLLFLDLCAAFLAQLRVL; encoded by the exons ATGGAGGGATCTAGCAAAGGAGGGGGTAGTGCTGATGTGGTTTTGCAAAATTATAAGCTAGGAAAGACTCTTGGCATTGGCTCATTTGGCAAGGTTAAGATTGCAGAGCATCTATTGACAGGGCACAAGGTTGCTATAAAAATCCTCAATCGTCGTAAAATAAAGAACATGGAAATGGAAGAAAAAG TGAGACGAGAGATCAAAATATTGAGATTATTTATGCATCCCCATATTATCCATCTTTATGAGGTCATAGAGACACATTCAGATATTTATGTCGTGATGGAATATGTTAAATCCGGCGAGCTATTTGATTATATCGTTGAAAAGGGGAGGTTGCAAGAAGATGAGGCTCGACGGTTTTTTCAACAG ATCATATCTGGTGTTGAATACTGTCATAGAAACATGGTAGCTCATCGGGATTTGAAACCAGAGAACTTGCTCTTAGATTCGAAATGCAATGTTAAAATCGCCGACTTTGGCCTAAGTAATGTCATGCGTGATGGTCATTTTCTGAAGACTAGCTGTGGGAGCCCAAACTATGCTGCCCCTGAG GTAATTTCTGGAAAATTATATGCTGGACCTGAGGTTGATGTATGGAGTTGTGGTGTTATTCTTTATGCTCTTCTCTGTGGAACCCTTCCCTTTGATGATGAGAACATACCTAATTTGTTTAAGAAAATAAAG AGCGGGATATACACCCTTCCTAGCCATTTGTCAGCTCTTGCAAGGGATTTGATTCCCAGAATGCTTGTTGTTGATCCTATGAAGCGAATAACCATTCGTGAGATTCGTGAACATCCATGGTTCCAAATGCGTCTACCTCGGTATTTGGCTGTGCCTCCACCTGATACAATGCAGCAAGCTAGGAAG ATTGATGATGATATTATTCAGGAGGTGATTAAAATGGGTTTTGACAAGAACCAATTGGTTGAATCTCTTCATAGCAGAATTTCAAATGAG GCAACTGTTTCGTATTACTTACTACTGGACAATCGTTTCCGTGCTATGAGCGGCTACCTTGGCGGTGATTTTCAAGAAACTATG GATTATGGTGTGCCACCTATGAGTTCAAGTGAAAATTCAGAATTTGCACATCGCCTACCAGGATATATGGACCCACAGGGAATTGGTCTGAGATCACAATTACCTGTTGAAAGAAAATGGGCTCTTGGACTTCAG TCTCGGGCTCATCCTCGTGAAATTATGACGGAGGTCCTTAAAGCATTACAAGAACTAAATGTTAGATGGAAAAGGATCGGACACTATAACATGAAATGCTGTTATATACCTGGCTTTTCTGATCATGCTGAAAGCATGCTCAATAATTCTCCGCATGCTAACCATAGCTTCAGCGACGAATCTGCCATTGTTGAAAGTGACAATATAGTCAAGTTTGAAATTCAG CTTTACAAGACCAGGGAAGAGAAATATCTCCTTGACTTGCAGAGGGTCAGTGGGTCACAGCTCCTCTTTCTCGACTTGTGTGCTGCCTTCCTTGCGCAGCTTAGAGTCCTATGA
- the LOC104000491 gene encoding protein PIN-LIKES 7-like produces MGFWSLFPVASTPIVQVLLIGLLGAYLASGYSNLLPHSARRDMNKVVFTVFTPSLMFASLAKTVTLKEIISWWFMPVNLGITFLIGGILGWIVVRILRPPRHLEGLVIATCSAGNMGNLLWIIIPAICEQDGNPFGNNKVSGARGLASFSMAIGGIYIWTHSYSLMRNASKIYHASHISCHAGVIERRGNDQRVSTDQENMLSLPVEVMEEMAENQIDIPLLPNGSLHGEKVNSWDKMKETLHSIVEELLAPPTVASIMGVIVGATPWLKSLFAGSSAPLRVVEDTVKLLGDGTVPCITLVLGGNLTQGLRRSVVSNAVIVAIVCVRYLVLPVIGIAVVRAAYGLGLVPYDPLYRYVLMIQFGVPPAMNIGTMAQLFDVGQEECSVIFLWTYVVATVAVTVWSTVFMWILS; encoded by the exons atggggTTTTGGTCACTGTTCCCGGTGGCATCCACACCAATCGTGCAGGTGCTTCTCATAGGCCTGCTGGGGGCGTACCTCGCGTCAGGTTACAGCAATCTTCTTCCCCACAGTGCTCGACGAGACATGAACAAG GTGGTGTTCACTGTCTTCACCCCATCTCTAATGTTTGCTAGTCTAGCGAAGACCGTCACCTTGAAAGAAATCATATCTTG GTGGTTTATGCCTGTCAATCTCGGGATCACGTTCCTGATTGGGGGAATCCTTGGCTGGATAGTAGTGAGAATCCTAAGGCCTCCAAGGCATCTCGAAGGCCTCGTAATAGCTACGTGCTCTGCTG GTAACATGGGCAATCTGCTGTGGATAATCATCCCGGCGATCTGCGAACAGGACGGCAACCCCTTTGGGAACAACAAGGTGTCCGGTGCCCGCGGACTCGCCTCTTTCTCCATGGCG ATTGGAGGAATCTACATTTGGACACATTCCTACAGTCTCATGAGGAATGCAAGCAAAATATACCATGCAAGCCATATATCTTGCCATGCAGGTGTCATAGAGAGACGTGGGAATGACCAGAGAGTCTCTACAGATCAGGAGAATATGCTTTCACTTCCAGTGGAAGTAATGGAAGAAATGGCAGAAAACCAAATT GATATCCCATTACTACCCAATGGAAGCCTCCATGGCGAGAAGGTGAACTCCTGGGATAAGATGAAAGAGACTCTCCACAGTATTGTTGAAGAGTTGTTGGCTCCACCCACTGTTGCCTCA ATAATGGGAGTCATTGTTGGTGCAACACCATGGCTGAAGTCTCTGTTTGCAGGCTCAAGTGCACCACTGAGAGTTGTAGAAGACACCGTGAAGTTATTAGG TGATGGCACGGTGCCCTGCATCACCCTCGTTCTTGGTGGAAACTTGACACAGG GTTTACGCAGGTCGGTCGTCAGCAATGCGGTGATCGTCGCGATTGTTTGCGTTCGCTACCTCGTCCTTCCTGTGATTGGGATCGCAGTGGTGAGAGCGGCTTACGGGTTGGGATTGGTGCCATATGATCCACTGTATCGGTATGTGTTGATGATACAGTTCGGTGTCCCACCTGCCATGAATATAg GAACGATGGCTCAGTTGTTTGACGTTGGTCAAGAGGAGTGCTCTGTCATCTTCCTGTGGACATATGTGGTCGCCACGGTGGCGGTCACAGTCTGGTCAACAGTGTTCATGTGGATCTTATCGTAG
- the LOC135595372 gene encoding protein PIN-LIKES 7-like yields the protein MGFWSLLLVASTPVVQVLLIGLLGAYLASGYSNVLLPGARRDMNKVVFTVFTPALMFASLAKTVTFQEIISWWFMPVNIGITFLIGGILGWIVVKILRPPNHIEGLVIAACSAGNLGNLLLIIIPAICEEDGNPFGDNKICSARGISYVSFSMALGAFYIWTHSYSLMRNAGKMYHATRTASHGVTGANEGGHGVSVDQESVLSPPPVKAVQGMAQHQIEIPLLSGGNLQDKKVNLWDKIKETLHKIVEELLAPPTVAAIVGFVVGAVPWLKTLFIGSSAPLKVVQDSMKLLGDGTVPCITLILGGNLTQGLRKSVVRPVLIVAIVCVRYVILPAFGIAVVKAAYGLGFLPHDPLYRYVLMVQFGLPPAMSIGTMAQLFDVGQEECSVIFLWTYLIAAVSLTVWSTVFMWILS from the exons atggggTTTTGGTCATTGCTCCTGGTGGCATCCACACCAGTGGTGCAGGTCCTTCTCATAGGTCTCCTGGGGGCATACCTTGCATCTGGTTACAGCAATGTTCTTCTTCCCGGTGCTCGAAGGGACATGAACAAG GTTGTGTTCACCGTCTTCACCCCAGCTCTCATGTTTGCTAGTCTAGCAAAGACCGTCACCTTCCAAGAAATCATATCTTG GTGGTTTATGCCTGTCAATATCGGGATCACATTCCTAATTGGGGGAATTCTCGGATGGATAGTAGTAAAAATCTTAAGACCACCAAATCATATTGAGGGCCTCGTAATAGCTGCTTGTTCAGCTG GTAACCTGGGCAATCTGCTCCTGATAATTATCCCGGCGATCTGCGAAGAAGATGGCAATCCCTTTGGGGACAACAAGATCTGCAGCGCCCGTGGAATCTCCTACGTTTCTTTCTCCATGGCG CTTGGAGCATTCTACATTTGGACTCATTCCTACAGTCTCATGAGGAACGCTGGCAAAATGTACCATGCAACCCGAACAGCTAGTCATGGAGTCACAGGAGCTAATGAAGGTGGTCATGGAGTCTCTGTGGATCAGGAGAGTGTGCTTTCACCACCACCAGTGAAAGCGGTGCAAGGAATGGCACAACACCAAATT GAAATCCCACTTCTATCCGGTGGAAACCTACAAGACAAAAAGGTGAACTTGTGGGATAAAATCAAGGAAACTCTCCACAAAATTGTCGAGGAATTGTTGGCTCCACCGACTGTTGCTGCG ATTGTAGGATTCGTTGTCGGTGCAGTGCCATGGCTGAAGACTCTGTTTATAGGCTCAAGTGCACCGCTGAAAGTTGTTCAAGACTCGATGAAGCTATTAGG TGATGGCACAGTGCCCTGCATCACCCTCATTCTCGGTGGAAACCTGACGCAGG GGCTACGCAAGTCGGTCGTCAGGCCTGTGTTGATCGTCGCAATAGTCTGCGTTCGCTACGTGATCCTCCCCGCGTTCGGGATCGCCGTGGTGAAAGCAGCCTATGGATTAGGCTTCTTGCCACACGATCCACTGTATCGATATGTGCTGATGGTGCAGTTCGGTCTCCCTCCCGCCATGAGCATAG GCACGATGGCTCAGCTGTTCGACGTTGGCCAAGAGGAGTGCTCTGTCATCTTCCTGTGGACTTACTTGATCGCGGCTGTTTCTCTTACAGTGTGGTCGACAGTCTTCATGTGGATCTTGTCTTAG
- the LOC104000490 gene encoding RING-H2 finger protein ATL8-like encodes MRSPARFLQSSDPLRKAEPPSLLPVDSDVVVVLAALLCALICVIGLAIVARCAWIRRSSTSSSSSSTAGPPPPPSKGLKKKVLRALPTLSFDSSAAAAGGVELVECAICLTEFADGDDVRVLPQCGHGFHACCVDTWLRSHSSCPSCRRVLVVPAPPSRCHSCGATSDGAAAGAKAAERGGASTLSH; translated from the coding sequence ATGCGTTCTCCGGCGAGGTTTCTCCAGTCCTCGGACCCGCTGCGGAAGGCGGAGCCGCCGTCCTTGCTTCCTGTCGACTCCGACGTGGTCGTCGTCCTCGCCGCGCTGCTCTGTGCCCTCATCTGCGTCATCGGGCTCGCCATCGTCGCCCGCTGCGCCTGGATCCGCCGCTCATCCACCTCGTCCTCCTCATCCTCCACCGCCGGCCCGCCCCCCCCACCCAGCAAGGGCCTGAAGAAGAAGGTCCTCCGGGCGCTACCGACGCTCTCCTTCGACTCCTCTGCCGCCGCCGCTGGCGGCGTCGAGCTGGTGGAGTGCGCTATCTGCCTCACCGAGTTCGCCGACGGCGACGATGTCCGCGTCCTGCCGCAGTGCGGGCACGGGTTCCACGCCTGCTGCGTCGACACGTGGCTCCGCTCTCACTCGTCCTGCCCCTCCTGCCGAAGGGTCCTGGTGGTTCCCGCCCCGCCGTCGCGGTGCCACAGCTGCGGCGCGACCTCCGATGGCGCTGCCGCGGGCGCCAAGGCCGCCGAGCGCGGCGGCGCCAGCACGCTGTCGCACTGA
- the LOC135595373 gene encoding histone H4, with product MSGRGKGGKGLGKGGAKRHRKVLRDNIQGITKPAIRRLARRGGVKRISGLIYEETRGVLKIFLENVIRDAVTYTEHARRKTVTAMDVVYALKRQGRTLYGFGG from the coding sequence ATGTCTGGTCGCGGTAAGGGAGGCAAGGGGCTGGGCAAGGGCGGCGCGAAGCGCCACCGCAAGGTACTCCGCGACAACATCCAGGGGATCACCAAGCCGGCGATCCGTCGTCTCGCCCGCCGTGGTGGCGTAAAGCGAATCTCCGGTCTCATCTACGAGGAGACCCGTGGCGTCCTCAAGATCTTTCTCGAGAACGTCATCCGTGATGCCGTCACCTACACCGAGCACGCCCGCCGCAAGACTGTCACCGCCATGGACGTCGTCTACGCACTCAAGCGCCAGGGTCGCACCCTCTACGGGTTCGGAGGCTGA
- the LOC135582223 gene encoding nudix hydrolase 23, chloroplastic-like isoform X1, with protein MMLRSVHLPLGFGVSPLLRCLPRFTGLASCSWSRISSSPEGLPLDVPYSRQHGVFGAFRMSSGGPGTSPDVDAALGSAVALPAIQMPKICFCHSCGNPTKQVIPDGEKKIRPVCVVCGKIHYQNPKMVVGCLVEHNDKVLLCKRKIEPSYGLWTLPAGFLEIGESAAEGAARETLEEACAEVEVLAPFAQLDIPRIGQSYIIFRARLKTPHFSPGPESLKCALFALDDIPFDSLAFSSIIVTLKMYIEDTKSGNLKFHYCTINKRPGASPSDPRGFDVDQRLHS; from the exons ATGATGCTGAGATCCGTCCACCTCCCGCTCGGATTTGGTGTCTCGCCCCTGCTCCGATGCCTTCCTCGCTTCACTGGCCTCGCCTCCTGCTCCTGGTCCAGGATTTCCTCCTCTCCTGAAGGATTGCCGCTTGACGTGCCTTATTCTCGTCAACATGGTGTATTCGGAGCCTTTCGGATGTCTTCCGGCGGTCCGGGCACGAGCCCCGATGTGGATGCCGCCCTCGGGTCCGCCGTGGCGCTGCCTGCA ATTCAGATGCCCAAGATTTGCTTCTGCCATTCCTGTGGAAATCCAACTAAGCAAGTTATTCCGGATGGAGAAAAGAAGATAAGACCGGTTTGTGTGGTCTGTGGGAAAATCCACTATCAGAATCCCAAAATG GTAGTTGGTTGTCTGGTGGAGCATAATGACAAGGTTCTGCTTTGTAAACGGAAAATTGAGCCGTCTTATGGCCTTTG GACACTTCCAGCTGGTTTCTTGGAGATTGGAGAGTCTGCTGCAGAAGGGGCAGCTAGAGAAACTTTGGAAGAAGCATGTGCTGAAGTTGAAGTCCTTGCACCATTTGCTCAGTTAGACATACCTCGCATTGGCCAA AGTTACATCATCTTCCGAGCAAGACTGAAGACACCTCATTTTTCACCAGGCCCTGAGTCACTGAAGTGTGCACTTTTTGCGTTGGATGACATACCATTTGATTCCCTTGCATTTTCTTCAATCATTGTTACTTTGAAGATG TATATCGAAGACACCAAATCTGGAAATCTCAAGTTTCACTATTGCACCATAAATAAGAG ACCAGGTGCCAGCCCGTCTGATCCTCGTGGTTTCGATGTGGATCAACGTTTACATTCGTAG
- the LOC135582223 gene encoding nudix hydrolase 23, chloroplastic-like isoform X2: MVYSEPFGCLPAVRARAPMWMPPSGPPWRCLHILLLQIQMPKICFCHSCGNPTKQVIPDGEKKIRPVCVVCGKIHYQNPKMVVGCLVEHNDKVLLCKRKIEPSYGLWTLPAGFLEIGESAAEGAARETLEEACAEVEVLAPFAQLDIPRIGQSYIIFRARLKTPHFSPGPESLKCALFALDDIPFDSLAFSSIIVTLKMYIEDTKSGNLKFHYCTINKRPGASPSDPRGFDVDQRLHS; this comes from the exons ATGGTGTATTCGGAGCCTTTCGGATGTCTTCCGGCGGTCCGGGCACGAGCCCCGATGTGGATGCCGCCCTCGGGTCCGCCGTGGCGCTGCCTGCA CATTTTATTGTTGCAGATTCAGATGCCCAAGATTTGCTTCTGCCATTCCTGTGGAAATCCAACTAAGCAAGTTATTCCGGATGGAGAAAAGAAGATAAGACCGGTTTGTGTGGTCTGTGGGAAAATCCACTATCAGAATCCCAAAATG GTAGTTGGTTGTCTGGTGGAGCATAATGACAAGGTTCTGCTTTGTAAACGGAAAATTGAGCCGTCTTATGGCCTTTG GACACTTCCAGCTGGTTTCTTGGAGATTGGAGAGTCTGCTGCAGAAGGGGCAGCTAGAGAAACTTTGGAAGAAGCATGTGCTGAAGTTGAAGTCCTTGCACCATTTGCTCAGTTAGACATACCTCGCATTGGCCAA AGTTACATCATCTTCCGAGCAAGACTGAAGACACCTCATTTTTCACCAGGCCCTGAGTCACTGAAGTGTGCACTTTTTGCGTTGGATGACATACCATTTGATTCCCTTGCATTTTCTTCAATCATTGTTACTTTGAAGATG TATATCGAAGACACCAAATCTGGAAATCTCAAGTTTCACTATTGCACCATAAATAAGAG ACCAGGTGCCAGCCCGTCTGATCCTCGTGGTTTCGATGTGGATCAACGTTTACATTCGTAG